The proteins below are encoded in one region of Thunnus maccoyii chromosome 24, fThuMac1.1, whole genome shotgun sequence:
- the LOC121891951 gene encoding OX-2 membrane glycoprotein-like: MANRAVLYFLFVVEVFPKGQTVLIETQQTVMAAVGEDVHLSCQLMQSRDVLQVTWQKLSPEGKKKNLVTYNEHFGQTVNPGFQGKVEFKDAGLQNCSIVIREAMDQDECCYLCLFNTFPDGSLTGRTCLQLYELHEPILQITESNSTEETVVSCLATGRPAPTVTLNVPQQDLYFSHNSTVSVTNTNGTVTVTTTAVLSGFHGNGAQVGCAARLLSVPEIQVFKTIPAVKQSSADGFDDESGSDENFTLIVASFATVAVVCVAVVITVVTVLLRHKHKNSLSHRDAEEMKTPQKSTQDPDECKTPLMEKENEQIRKRSPEKKDPKEEKPEPSSSTVRRLFSDK, translated from the exons GTCAAACAGTTCTGAtagaaacacagcagactgtGATGGCAGCAGTAGGAGAAGATGTCcatctcagctgtcagctcATGCAGTCTAGAGATGTTCTTCAGGTCACATGGCAGAAACTTTCACCTGAGGGGAAAAAGAAGAATCTTGTCACCTACAATGAACACTTTGGACAAACAGTGAATCCTGGTTTTCAGGGGAAAGTGGAGTTTAAAGATGCTGGACTGCAGAACTGCTCCATAGTTATCAGGGAGGCAATGGATCAGGATGAATGCTgctatctctgtttgtttaacacGTTTCCTGATGGTTCTCTGACAGGCAGAACCTGCCTCCAACTCTATG agcTGCATGAACCCATTCTACAAATCACAGAATCAAACTCTACTGAAGAGACAGTTGTGTCCTGCTTGGCCACAGGTCGTCCTGCTCCCACAGTAACTCTGAATGTCCCACAACAAGACCTCTACTTCTCTCACAACAGCACAGTCAGTGTCACCAACACCAACGGTACAGTCACTGTCACCACCACAGCTGTGCTGTCTGGTTTCCATGGAAATGGTGCACAAGTTGGATGTGCAGCACGACTGCTCTCAGTCCCTGAAATTCAGGTGTTTAAGACGATTCCTGCAGTGAAACAATCGTCTGCTGATG GTTTTGATGATGAATCTGGATCTGATGAGA ATTTCACTTTGATCGTTGCATCGTTTGCGACAGTGGCcgttgtttgtgttgctgtagtCATCACTGTTGTCACTGTCCTGCTCAGACATAAACATAAGAACAG TCTGTCACACAGGGATGCTGAGGAGATGAAGACACCACAAAAATCAACCCAAGACCCTGATGA GTGCAAAACACCTTTAATGGAGAAGGAGAACGAGCAGATCAGGAAACGGTCACCTGAGAAGAAAGATCCAAAAGAGGAGAAACCAGAACCATCATCTTCCACAGTTAGACGTCTATTTAGTGACAAATAA